From a single Calothrix sp. NIES-2098 genomic region:
- a CDS encoding response regulator receiver modulated diguanylate phosphodiesterase, translating to MTKILVIEDEELVRENLLDLLEAEDFDTLAAANGRIGLNLAFSEIPDLILCDMMMPEIDGYGVLTTLRQDPLTATIPFIFLTAKSAKADFRQGMDLGADDYLTKPFTRAELLSAIVNRLEKQAALKKHLLSSQPANVAFSPKMQLLEIYLQRVVKENKFQEFDLYYQPIVDIASGKIIAAESLLRWQSLELGSVPPLEFMQLAESTGLIVPIEKWVFTNICEQMKIWQDNLNLLSLTINFNVSGSQFYSPDFTEEISSLLMNNKLAPERLEIEISESIILQNINNAIAIIAKLRSLGVKIAIDDFGIAYCSLTKLKELPVNTLKIGRYYIHNVDNNFEKSELTQAVIQMAHSLNLRVVAEGVDTEAELDFLRRYNCDAMQGFLLSRPLPAAELENFF from the coding sequence ATGACAAAAATTTTAGTAATTGAAGATGAAGAATTAGTGCGAGAAAATCTTTTAGATTTACTAGAAGCTGAGGATTTTGATACGCTTGCTGCTGCCAATGGCAGAATCGGGTTAAATTTAGCATTCTCCGAAATTCCCGATTTGATTTTGTGCGATATGATGATGCCCGAAATTGATGGTTATGGCGTGTTAACCACATTACGTCAAGACCCCTTAACCGCAACAATTCCCTTTATTTTTTTGACTGCTAAATCTGCGAAAGCTGACTTTCGACAAGGTATGGATTTGGGTGCTGATGACTATCTAACTAAGCCATTTACCCGTGCTGAACTATTAAGTGCAATTGTCAACCGTTTAGAAAAACAGGCTGCGTTAAAAAAGCATTTATTATCAAGCCAGCCTGCAAATGTGGCATTCTCACCAAAAATGCAGTTATTAGAAATTTATTTACAGCGAGTCGTCAAAGAAAACAAATTTCAGGAATTCGATTTATATTATCAACCAATAGTAGATATTGCCTCAGGTAAGATAATTGCAGCCGAAAGTTTATTGCGATGGCAAAGCCTTGAATTAGGCTCGGTTCCGCCACTAGAGTTTATGCAATTAGCTGAATCTACAGGTTTAATTGTACCTATTGAAAAATGGGTATTTACTAACATCTGCGAACAGATGAAGATCTGGCAAGATAATCTTAATTTGTTATCCTTGACGATTAATTTTAATGTATCTGGCAGTCAATTTTATTCTCCAGATTTCACCGAAGAGATATCGTCACTATTGATGAATAACAAATTGGCACCAGAACGTCTAGAAATCGAAATTAGCGAAAGCATAATTCTACAAAACATCAATAATGCGATCGCCATCATTGCTAAATTGCGTTCTCTAGGTGTCAAAATCGCTATTGATGATTTTGGGATTGCTTATTGTTCTTTAACTAAACTCAAAGAATTACCAGTTAACACCTTAAAAATTGGACGATATTATATTCATAATGTAGACAATAATTTTGAGAAATCAGAACTGACACAAGCCGTAATTCAAATGGCTCACAGTCTAAATTTACGCGTAGTAGCTGAAGGTGTAGATACAGAAGCAGAACTTGATTTCTTACGGCGATACAACTGCGATGCTATGCAAGGTTTTCTCTTAAGTCGCCCTTTACCAGCAGCAGAACTAGAAAATTTTTTTTAA
- a CDS encoding two-component sensor histidine kinase → MQAIPQLLWLKCLKSIVDFSPLTVEPETLLLDAIALMAKQGKSTLVGLAGDIVGCLTEKDVVRLVASGIDFTTTRIAEVMQTITMTPKLSELGDLATVLFLLRQSDSGLLPVADEYGLAIGAIVWDSIYQLLEPQVKESAAINLQNRESIHTEWSLSWCSENRLQHSQETEAGIVAQAVTEQTDTREIIADRGTATDISQQQAALRDRQQALAALRDSEERFRNLIETSSDLIWEVDKNGIYTYVSPKIRDILGYEPEEVLGKSPVAFMPLDRRERIAQEFAVIFITPQPFQCLENIQMHRNGELVWLETSGVPVFDSEGKFQGYRGMSRDITQRQQAETSLRNTQQQLQAIIDNSPAVIYLVDAENKYLLVNKKFEQLFNLKQEQILKKSIYDIWNQDIAEQFVVHNQQVITNGIPVETEEIVPHADGLHTYLSIKFPLKDANGVVYAICGISTDITERKLVEESLLGFRKAIESTSDAVCMGNILGETIYVNPAFVKLYDYTLEELRAAGGGHVIFKYPAEFEQIVSSIQSGQSWRGEVSMQARNGRISQVYLCADALKDATGKVLGTVCIHTDVTQRKLAEESLRLRDRAIAACSNGIMIADASIPNGPIIYVNSAYERMSGYWASEVIGQSFCLFLNNGINQLELQQLNAAMQAGKDCSVILRNYRKDGRISWNELNISPVYDVAGVLTHYIGIQTDISDRKQAETALLVSQQRLQYLLSSTPAVIYTCKLSGDFGATFVSENVKAMMGYEAKEFVEDSSFWSRNIHPDDLSEIFIELAQALDRGHYSLNYRFLHQDGNYRWVCDKGKLMKDETGKLVEFVGYWADITEQKQLEQELIHALEKEKELNELKSRFISMTSHEFRTPLSTILSSAELLEHYRHKWTQEKQLIHLRRIQSAVSRMTDMLNEVLFIGKADAGILDYQPTSFDLVEYCCQLIEDFELDLNNQRRISFNTHPEVIPCFMDEKLLGHILNNLLSNAIKYSPSDSNVALTLTCQDGQAIFEIQDQGIGIPPEDISHLFKSFHRASNVGNILGTGLGLSIVKKCIDIHQGDISVSSTLGVGSKFTVTLPLKNQMQSGGNYDKNFSN, encoded by the coding sequence ATGCAAGCCATACCACAACTTCTGTGGCTAAAATGCTTAAAGTCAATAGTTGATTTTTCGCCATTGACCGTTGAGCCAGAAACATTGTTGTTAGATGCGATCGCCCTCATGGCGAAGCAAGGCAAAAGCACTTTAGTCGGATTAGCTGGGGATATAGTTGGGTGCTTGACAGAGAAAGATGTTGTCAGGCTTGTAGCTTCAGGGATTGACTTCACAACCACAAGAATTGCTGAAGTTATGCAAACTATCACAATGACTCCGAAGCTATCGGAACTTGGAGATCTGGCAACAGTACTTTTTCTGTTGCGCCAATCGGATTCGGGTTTGCTTCCCGTAGCGGATGAGTATGGTTTAGCAATCGGTGCGATCGTATGGGATAGCATTTACCAACTTTTGGAGCCACAAGTAAAGGAAAGTGCTGCGATAAATCTCCAAAATCGAGAATCGATACATACCGAATGGTCTTTATCATGGTGTTCAGAAAATCGCTTGCAGCATTCTCAGGAAACGGAAGCGGGGATTGTTGCTCAAGCAGTAACCGAACAAACAGATACCAGAGAAATAATTGCCGATCGAGGCACAGCTACCGATATCAGCCAACAGCAAGCGGCGTTACGCGATCGCCAACAGGCACTAGCAGCACTCAGAGATAGTGAAGAACGGTTCCGCAACTTAATAGAAACCAGCAGCGATTTAATTTGGGAAGTAGACAAAAACGGCATCTATACCTATGTCAGCCCCAAAATTAGGGATATTTTGGGCTACGAACCAGAAGAAGTTTTAGGAAAAAGTCCCGTGGCATTTATGCCATTGGATAGGCGAGAGAGGATAGCTCAAGAATTTGCGGTAATTTTTATTACTCCCCAACCATTCCAATGTTTGGAGAATATCCAGATGCATCGAAATGGGGAACTAGTTTGGCTGGAAACAAGTGGGGTTCCAGTCTTTGACTCTGAAGGTAAATTCCAAGGGTATCGCGGTATGAGTCGAGATATTACCCAGCGTCAACAAGCAGAAACATCTTTGCGAAATACTCAACAGCAGTTACAAGCAATTATCGATAATTCCCCAGCGGTAATTTATCTAGTAGATGCTGAAAATAAATACTTACTGGTCAACAAGAAGTTTGAACAACTATTCAATCTCAAGCAAGAGCAGATATTAAAGAAAAGCATTTACGATATTTGGAACCAAGATATTGCCGAGCAGTTTGTAGTTCATAACCAACAAGTAATTACAAATGGTATCCCTGTAGAAACTGAAGAAATAGTCCCACACGCCGATGGGTTGCACACTTATTTGTCGATTAAGTTTCCGTTAAAAGATGCTAATGGTGTAGTTTATGCAATATGTGGGATCTCTACCGATATTACCGAGCGTAAATTAGTTGAAGAGTCACTCTTAGGCTTTCGCAAAGCTATTGAAAGTACCAGCGATGCTGTTTGTATGGGCAACATCTTGGGTGAAACTATTTACGTTAACCCAGCATTTGTCAAATTGTATGATTACACTTTAGAAGAACTGCGAGCTGCTGGAGGAGGACATGTGATTTTTAAGTATCCAGCAGAGTTTGAACAAATAGTCAGTAGTATCCAAAGCGGTCAGTCGTGGCGAGGCGAAGTATCTATGCAAGCCCGCAATGGAAGGATTTCGCAAGTATACTTATGCGCTGACGCCTTGAAGGATGCTACAGGGAAAGTTTTAGGAACAGTTTGTATTCATACTGATGTTACGCAACGCAAGCTGGCAGAAGAAAGTTTGAGACTCCGCGATCGCGCGATCGCAGCTTGCAGCAATGGTATTATGATTGCTGATGCCAGCATTCCCAACGGCCCAATTATCTATGTTAATTCTGCATACGAGCGCATGAGTGGCTACTGGGCTAGCGAAGTCATTGGCCAAAGCTTTTGTTTGTTCCTAAATAATGGAATTAATCAATTAGAGTTACAACAACTCAATGCAGCAATGCAAGCAGGTAAAGACTGCTCCGTGATTCTCCGCAATTATCGCAAAGATGGCAGGATTTCTTGGAACGAATTAAACATTTCTCCTGTTTATGATGTGGCTGGCGTACTTACCCACTATATCGGCATTCAAACAGATATTAGCGATCGCAAGCAAGCAGAAACAGCACTACTTGTCAGCCAACAAAGATTGCAATACTTACTTTCCTCTACCCCGGCTGTTATCTATACCTGCAAATTATCAGGAGATTTCGGTGCAACTTTCGTCAGCGAAAATGTCAAAGCGATGATGGGCTATGAAGCCAAGGAATTTGTCGAAGATTCAAGTTTTTGGTCTAGAAATATCCATCCCGACGATTTATCTGAGATTTTTATCGAACTTGCCCAAGCACTAGATCGCGGCCACTACAGCTTGAATTACCGCTTCTTACACCAAGATGGTAACTATCGTTGGGTGTGTGACAAAGGTAAATTAATGAAAGATGAAACTGGTAAATTAGTGGAATTTGTCGGTTATTGGGCAGATATTACAGAACAAAAGCAATTAGAACAAGAGTTAATTCACGCACTAGAGAAAGAGAAAGAACTCAACGAACTTAAATCTCGTTTTATCTCCATGACTTCCCATGAATTTCGCACACCCTTGAGTACTATCCTTTCTTCCGCAGAGTTGCTAGAACATTACCGACATAAATGGACTCAAGAAAAACAACTCATTCACCTGCGCCGTATTCAAAGTGCTGTCAGTCGCATGACAGATATGTTAAACGAAGTTTTGTTTATCGGTAAAGCAGATGCGGGAATACTAGACTATCAACCAACATCTTTCGATTTGGTTGAATACTGCTGCCAATTAATCGAAGATTTTGAGCTAGATCTCAATAATCAGCGTCGAATTTCTTTTAATACCCATCCTGAAGTTATACCATGTTTTATGGATGAAAAATTGTTGGGACACATACTTAATAACTTACTCTCGAATGCGATCAAATATTCCCCATCTGATAGCAATGTTGCATTGACTTTAACATGCCAAGATGGGCAAGCAATATTTGAAATCCAAGACCAAGGAATCGGGATTCCGCCAGAAGATATATCGCACCTATTTAAATCATTTCATCGGGCTAGTAATGTAGGTAATATACTCGGTACTGGTTTGGGATTGTCAATTGTGAAAAAATGTATTGATATCCACCAGGGTGATATCTCTGTATCCTCTACATTGGGAGTTGGGTCTAAGTTTACAGTCACTCTACCATTAAAAAACCAAATGCAATCAGGTGGGAATTATGACAAAAATTTTAGTAATTGA
- the uppP gene encoding undecaprenyl pyrophosphate phosphatase yields the protein MALFKHRWFFILSAASATASVAAFPLQVLSAQPNPAGEGVQQMNIFQAIILGFVQGITEFLPISSTAHLKVVPVVLGWGDPGVAFTAIIQLGSIAAVLWYFWADLARIVQGSATAIARKDYDNYDLRLALGIILGTLPIIFFGLLIKKFIPDFDNSPIRSLGAIAVASIVMSLLLGLAEQLGKRQRNFEKLTMNDGLLMGLAQCLALIPGVSRSGSTLTGGLFMGLERETAARFSFLLGIPAITLAGLVELKDVLGEGLSSAAILPLVVGVISATIFSYIAIAGLLRFLKTRSTWVFIWYRLAFGVLILGSIGAGLLKNS from the coding sequence ATGGCTCTATTTAAACATCGATGGTTCTTCATCTTAAGTGCGGCATCTGCTACAGCCTCAGTAGCGGCATTTCCGCTTCAAGTTCTCAGCGCCCAGCCTAATCCAGCAGGTGAGGGCGTACAACAAATGAATATTTTCCAAGCGATTATTTTAGGATTCGTCCAAGGAATAACAGAATTCTTACCGATTAGTAGCACAGCCCATTTAAAAGTTGTGCCTGTAGTTCTGGGTTGGGGCGATCCTGGGGTAGCTTTTACAGCAATTATTCAACTAGGTAGTATTGCCGCTGTGTTGTGGTACTTCTGGGCAGACTTGGCGCGAATTGTTCAAGGATCGGCAACAGCGATCGCTCGTAAAGATTACGATAACTACGACCTACGGCTAGCCCTAGGCATAATTTTGGGTACTTTGCCGATTATCTTCTTTGGACTGTTAATCAAAAAGTTTATCCCCGATTTTGATAATTCTCCCATTAGAAGCTTAGGCGCGATCGCTGTTGCTTCGATAGTTATGTCGCTGTTACTGGGATTGGCTGAACAACTAGGTAAGCGCCAGCGTAACTTTGAAAAACTGACCATGAACGATGGCTTATTGATGGGTTTAGCGCAATGTTTGGCATTAATCCCTGGCGTATCTCGTTCTGGTTCTACTCTGACAGGGGGATTATTTATGGGATTGGAACGGGAAACCGCAGCTAGGTTTTCGTTTTTGCTAGGTATTCCCGCCATTACCCTAGCGGGGTTAGTCGAGTTAAAAGATGTTTTAGGAGAAGGATTAAGTAGTGCAGCAATACTTCCCTTAGTTGTGGGAGTGATTTCTGCCACAATATTTTCCTATATTGCGATCGCCGGGTTACTACGCTTCCTGAAAACCAGAAGTACTTGGGTATTTATTTGGTATCGATTAGCATTTGGTGTATTAATACTGGGGTCGATCGGTGCTGGTTTGTTGAAGAATAGTTAA
- a CDS encoding photosystem II complex extrinsic protein precursor PsuB: MERGRKIVKGLVRLLTVFSLLLGSWGWLGTTQIAQAASFNSMTFPQVPVLAIERQNRADAKLATEFGKKIDLNNTNVRAFQQYPGLYPTLAKKIIKNAPYQKVEDVLDLPGLSDRQKQTLQANLEKFTVTELEPAFNEGDDRFNNGIYR; this comes from the coding sequence ATGGAAAGAGGTAGAAAAATCGTGAAAGGATTGGTGCGTTTATTAACAGTGTTTAGCTTGTTGCTTGGTAGTTGGGGATGGCTGGGAACTACTCAGATAGCCCAAGCTGCCAGTTTCAATAGCATGACTTTTCCTCAAGTCCCAGTTCTGGCAATTGAGCGTCAGAATCGGGCAGACGCTAAATTAGCTACGGAATTTGGTAAAAAAATCGATTTGAACAATACCAACGTCCGCGCTTTTCAACAGTATCCAGGTCTGTATCCTACCCTAGCTAAGAAAATTATCAAGAATGCTCCTTACCAAAAGGTAGAGGATGTTCTCGACCTTCCAGGATTAAGCGATCGCCAAAAACAAACTTTGCAAGCCAACTTAGAGAAATTTACAGTCACAGAACTAGAACCTGCCTTCAACGAGGGAGACGATCGCTTTAACAACGGTATCTATAGATAA
- a CDS encoding L-aspartate oxidase produces the protein MPEIDIPSQFDVLVVGAGAAGLYTALCLPESLRVGLITKETVSLSASDWAQGGIAAAIAPEDSPTLHIEDTIRAGAGLCDKAAVEFLAQHAPSCIQSLVNLGVAFDRHGNALALTLEAAHSRNRVLHAADTTGREVTTTLTAQVLRRPNIQVIQQALALSLWIEPQSNSCQGISLFYQGEISWIKAGAVVLATGGGGQVFAQTTNPAVSTGDGVAIAARAGAILRDLEFVQFHPTALTKPGSDRFLISEAVRGEGAHLVDNEGRRFVFDYHPAGELAPRDVVSRAIFSHLQRTAADPATAHVWLDMRPIPPEKIRHRFPNIIKVCQHWGIDVFIEPIPVAPAAHYWMGGIVADLMNRTNIPGLYAVGETASTGVHGANRLASNSLLECIVFGAQMANINLRVAELDAELPMLPLREFHSDVSEWQRQQAQIETLRQKLPRLVWQSAGICRSQSGLEAAIATVESWQKDFAVLPLSKFLLSLKAAEPARLNLPDVERQLRLWAETRNLLDVADLILKSAVFRTESRGGHYRLDYPETESDWQAHTLVQKNNWWKSPILNS, from the coding sequence TTGCCTGAAATAGATATTCCCAGCCAGTTTGATGTCTTAGTAGTTGGTGCAGGTGCCGCAGGACTGTATACGGCACTTTGTCTACCCGAATCATTACGAGTTGGTTTAATTACCAAAGAGACAGTTTCTTTATCTGCCAGTGATTGGGCCCAAGGCGGCATTGCTGCTGCAATCGCCCCAGAAGATTCTCCTACTTTACACATTGAAGACACAATCCGAGCCGGGGCTGGCTTGTGTGACAAAGCGGCGGTAGAATTCCTCGCGCAACACGCTCCTAGCTGTATTCAATCTCTGGTGAATTTGGGTGTAGCTTTTGACCGTCATGGTAATGCTTTGGCTTTAACTTTAGAAGCTGCCCACTCTCGCAACCGCGTTCTCCATGCCGCTGACACCACAGGTAGAGAAGTTACTACCACTCTTACCGCCCAGGTATTGCGACGCCCAAATATTCAAGTAATCCAGCAGGCTTTAGCTTTGAGTTTGTGGATAGAACCGCAAAGCAATAGCTGTCAAGGAATTAGTTTATTTTATCAAGGCGAAATAAGTTGGATTAAAGCTGGTGCTGTAGTACTAGCTACTGGTGGTGGTGGCCAGGTATTTGCTCAAACTACTAACCCGGCTGTGAGTACAGGGGATGGAGTAGCCATAGCTGCCCGTGCAGGCGCTATCCTCCGCGACTTAGAATTTGTACAATTTCATCCTACTGCTCTCACCAAACCAGGGAGCGATCGCTTTTTGATCAGTGAAGCCGTGCGTGGTGAGGGCGCACACCTCGTTGACAATGAAGGGCGGCGTTTTGTCTTTGACTACCATCCAGCGGGAGAACTTGCACCTCGCGATGTAGTTAGTCGAGCCATTTTTAGTCATTTGCAACGTACCGCAGCCGATCCTGCTACTGCCCATGTCTGGTTAGACATGCGCCCCATCCCCCCGGAAAAGATTCGTCATCGCTTTCCTAACATCATCAAAGTTTGTCAACATTGGGGTATTGATGTCTTTATAGAACCTATTCCTGTTGCCCCTGCTGCCCATTATTGGATGGGTGGAATTGTTGCAGATTTAATGAATCGCACAAATATTCCTGGTTTATATGCTGTCGGCGAAACTGCCAGTACTGGAGTGCATGGGGCAAATCGGTTAGCAAGTAATTCTCTTTTAGAATGTATTGTATTTGGCGCACAGATGGCAAATATTAATCTGCGTGTTGCTGAGTTAGATGCAGAGTTGCCTATGTTGCCATTACGGGAATTTCACAGTGATGTTAGCGAGTGGCAAAGACAGCAAGCACAAATAGAAACACTGCGACAGAAGTTACCGCGTCTAGTTTGGCAAAGTGCTGGTATTTGTCGATCGCAATCAGGATTAGAGGCAGCGATCGCCACTGTTGAATCTTGGCAGAAAGACTTTGCTGTCTTACCTTTGAGTAAATTTCTTCTATCTTTAAAAGCAGCAGAACCAGCTCGTTTAAATCTACCAGATGTAGAACGGCAATTGCGACTTTGGGCAGAAACTCGTAATTTACTAGATGTGGCGGATTTAATTCTCAAAAGTGCTGTTTTTAGAACCGAAAGCCGAGGCGGACACTACCGCTTAGATTATCCAGAAACCGAATCTGATTGGCAAGCTCACACCCTTGTACAAAAAAATAATTGGTGGAAATCACCCATATTAAACTCTTGA